The following are encoded in a window of Dysidea avara chromosome 4, odDysAvar1.4, whole genome shotgun sequence genomic DNA:
- the LOC136254012 gene encoding probable serine/threonine-protein kinase kinX: protein MSQWTDYVKLRLQGVERTEKKKALGHGSYGRVIEVTMYGTRCAAKVIHEILVEEVGKKDFEATESLFLNECANSSRMLHPNVVQFLGIYYPSPKDKLPWLIMEMMYTNLTSLIEKYEATDLPLHIKLSILVDASQGLQYLHSRDIIHRDLSSNNILLTKHMDAKIADFGMAKMVSPNLSRYTQAPGTLPFMSPEALFVKPRYGKPLDVFSLGCVSAHVISMEWPIPADQIKVQITGEKVIRSEVERREAYLTKMVDNSPLKKLAEKCLQYEPEDRPTVQVVTRELQSIKAGAMQQVKHANNNILEVLTRLFEQEQLIGESRQQIIEKDQKIANLQSKHEQTLLLKEDQIKRLQSSLHGEFQKTISIRQSMEYQKSQADHSAKACTKLTKQRDILCSELERERKQLDDYKREIETLKVQKRECEIHLQRITEDLNKQKEIIKQQRVATDNIVRNSELELRNVKGQLKANHKKEIDNLQRKHANQLATECDKVGKECDAYKMKLAQLQIQQEKSQSNRHKTRRTIRKKLSSKVGVKNKVKKCSDMTKPVAPYSRVQKYDATPTSTTDSPMNTLYSPVSLWLCARCDKVNEAAHTNCKGCKIVRGYSAAADSFCRPCKLLVYIPVEKVKHRTTCPKCKLPTTY, encoded by the coding sequence ATGTCGCAGTGGACAGATTACGTGAAGTTACGACTACAAGGAGTGGAGAGAACGGAGAAGAAAAAAGCGTTGGGTCATGGCTCCTATGGTCGCGTGATAGAAGTAACGATGTACGGAACGAGATGCGCGGCAAAAGTCATACACGAGATATTAGTGGAGGAAGTCGGAAAGAAAGATTTCGAGGCTACAGAGAGCCTATTTCTCAACGAATGCGCTAACAGTAGTCGAATGCTGCATCCTAACGTGGTACAGTTCCTGGGAATTTACTATCCCTCTCCTAAGGATAAACTCCCGTGGCTTATAATGGAGATGATGTACACTAACTTGACCAGTTTGATAGAAAAGTATGAAGCTACTGACCTACCTCTTCATATCAAGTTATCAATATTGGTGGATGCCTCACAGGGTCTTCAGTACCTTCACAGTCGAGACATCATCCACAGGGACCTGTCCTCTAATAATATACTTCTTACCAAACACATGGATGCTAAAATTGCTGATTTTGGAATGGCTAAGATGGTGTCTCCTAACTTGAGTAGATACACCCAAGCTCCAGGAACACTACCATTTATGTCGCCAGAGGCTCTTTTTGTTAAACCAAGATATGGCAAGCCACTTGATGTGTTTTCATTAGGTTGTGTGTCTGCCCATGTGATTAGTATGGAGTGGCCAATACCAGCAGATCAAATAAAAGTTCAAATTACTGGGGAAAAAGTGATACGATCAGAAGTAGAAAGACGAGAGGCATATTTAACAAAGATGGTTGACAATTCTCCCCTGAAGAAATTGGCAGAAAAATGCTTACAATATGAGCCAGAAGACAGACCAACTGTTCAGGTGGTCACTCGAGAACTACAATCTATCAAGGCAGGTGCAATGCAGCAGGTCAAGCATGCAAACAATAACATCCTTGAGGTTTTGACCCGTTTGTTTGAACAAGAGCAACTAATTGGTGAATCCAGACAGCAAATTATTGAAAAAGACCAAAAAATAGCCAATCTACAATCCAAGCATGAACAAACTTTGCTGCTGAAAGAAGATCAAATCAAAAGGCTGCAAAGCTCACTCCATGGTGAATTCCAGAAAACTATCAGCATACGACAATCAATGGAATACCAAAAATCCCAAGCTGATCACTCTGCCAAGGCATGTACTAAGCTTACTAAACAACGTGACATACTTTGCAGTGAGTTAGAAAGAGAAAGGAAGCAATTAGATGATTATAAAAGAGAAATTGAAACGTTAAAAGTGCAGAAGAGAGAATGTGAAATACACTTACAGAGAATCACTGAAGACCTAAATAAGCAAAAAGAAATTATCAAACAGCAGAGAGTAGCAACTGATAACATTGTGAGAAATAGCGAACTAGAGTTAAGAAATGTGAAAGGGCAACTTAAAGCTAATCATAAGAAAGAGATTGATAATCTTCAAAGAAAACATGCTAATCAGTTAGCAACCGAATGTGATAAAGTTGGCAAAGAATGCGATGCTTATAAAATGAAACTAGCACAGCTTCAGATTCAGCAAGAAAAATCACAATCTAATAGACACAAGACTAGGAGGACTATCAGAAAGAAACTATCAAGCAAAGTTGGAGTAAAAAATAAGGTTAAAAAATGTAGTGATATGACTAAACCTGTTGCTCCTTATAGCAGAGTCCAGAAATATGATGCCACTCCGACATCCACCACAGATTCTCCTATGAATACACTATATTCGCCGGTGAGCCTATGGCTGTGTGCAAGGTGCGACAAAGTAAATGAAGCAGCCCATACTAACTGTAAAGGATGCAAGATAGTCCGAGGTTACTCAGCAGCCGCAGACTCCTTCTGCAGACCCTGCAAACTTTTGGTCTATATACCAGTGGAGAAAGTAAAGCATAGGACAACATGTCCAAAATGCAAATTACCAACTACTTACTAA